A window of Cryptomeria japonica chromosome 3, Sugi_1.0, whole genome shotgun sequence contains these coding sequences:
- the LOC131048266 gene encoding aspartyl protease 25 translates to MGKRLYSVVLSLLLLVCVWAENSKLGRVNLRSFKRKEEEDNKNCTALESEISSLTVMHIQSKCSPFRLPNITWWKAISESFKGDTQRHRAMMKEDADLPLIYGNTLFQSRSYFIKLGLGTPAQSFYTLLDTGSDIAWIPCSPCSRCLTSQLFEPSESSTYNYLTCASQQCQLRNLSTCVDNCTFDLFYSGAPEVHVLLSSETLSVGSQPVEDFVFGCAVSGVIQNYSAPGLVGFGRHPLSFLSQTATLYNRTFSYCLPSVLSPDYTGSLMLGNKALSVPAGMQFTPLYSNAFNPSYYYVGLNGISVGEELICTPEGTFTLNNSTGRGTVIDSGSATTWLVESAYNATRDSFRRQVSIPTLPSNPISTLFDTCYNISDGEADFPLITLHFDDGLDWTLPMENTLYLESSVICLTFTTSRLEWSTIGNYQQQNFRIVYNVPGSRLGIARENCDGK, encoded by the coding sequence ATGGGAAAGCGTCTGTACTCAGTCGTATTGTCCCTTCTACTGCTTGTTTGTGTGTGGGCAGAAAACAGTAAGCTTGGGAGAGTAAACCTTAGATCATTCAAAAGGAAGGAAGAAGAGGATAACAAGAACTGCACTGCGCTTGAATCGGAAATATCAAGTTTAACGGTGATGCACATTCAGAGCAAGTGTTCTCCTTTCCGCCTCCCCAACATAACATGGTGGAAGGCAATATCAGAGTCATTCAAAGGCGACACCCAGCGCCATAGAGCAATGATGAAAGAGGACGCAGACCTTCCGTTGATCTATGGAAATACACTTTTCCAAAGTCGAAGCTACTTTATCAAGCTGGGTTTGGGCACGCCTGCGCAGAGCTTCTACACTCTCCTGGATACCGGCAGCGACATCGCCTGGATCCCCTGCAGCCCTTGCTCCCGTTGCTTAACTAGCCAATTGTTCGAGCCATCCGAGTCGTCTACGTATAACTACTTGACCTGTGCTTCTCAGCAATGTCAGCTTCGGAATCTGTCCACTTGTGTGGACAACTGTACCTTTGATCTGTTCTACAGCGGGGCACCAGAGGTGCACGTTCTCTTGTCGTCAGAGACGCTCTCTGTGGGCTCTCAGCcggtggaggattttgtcttcGGATGTGCGGTGAGCGGAGTCATCCAGAACTATTCGGCGCCAGGTTTGGTTGGCTTTGGGCGGCACCCTCTCTCGTTTCTTTCTCAGACGGCCACGTTATACAACAGAACGTTCTCTTATTGTCTTCCCTCCGTGTTGTCCCCTGATTACACGGGGTCACTCATGCTGGGAAATAAGGCTCTTTCTGTGCCCGCGGGCATGCAGTTCACGCCTCTCTACTCCAACGCGTTCAACCCTTCCTACTATTATGTGGGGCTGAATGGAATCTCTGTGGGAGAAGAGCTTATTTGCACTCCAGAGGGGACCTTCACCTTGAACAACTCGACGGGAAGAGGGACTGTGATAGACTCTGGATCGGCTACCACTTGGCTGGTGGAGTCCGCTTACAATGCCACTCGAGATTCTTTCCGCCGTCAGGTCTCCATTCCGACTCTGCCTAGCAATCCCATATCGACCTTGTTTGATACGTGCTACAATATTTCGGACGGCGAGGCGGATTTTCCCCTCATCACGTTGCATTTTGACGATGGTCTGGACTGGACTCTGCCAATGGAGAACACTTTATACCTGGAAAGCTCCGTGATATGCTTGACTTTCACTACTAGTAGGTTGGAATGGTCCACAATTGGGAACTATCAGCAGCAGAATTTTCGAATTGTGTACAATGTTCCAGGGTCTAGACTTGGAATCGCTCGCGAGAATTGCGATGGTAAGTAG